A single genomic interval of Lewinellaceae bacterium harbors:
- a CDS encoding SDR family oxidoreductase — protein MSNNLLKGKRGVIFGALDEKSIAWKVAERCVEEGAAITLTNAPVAMRFGEIQKLGEKLHAEIIPADATSLEDLENLFQKSMEVLGGKIDFVLHSIGMSLNVRKKKEYTDLNYDWMHKTLDISSISFHKVMQTLWKMDAMSDWGSILALTYIAAQRTFPDYSEMADSKALLESFARSFGYHFGERNKVRVNTISQSPTKTTAGSGVKGFDEFFDYADKMSPLGNASSEACADYCILLFSDLTRMVTMQNLYHDGGFSNMGMSPKVLEM, from the coding sequence ATGAGCAACAACCTGCTAAAAGGAAAAAGAGGCGTCATTTTCGGCGCGCTCGACGAAAAATCGATTGCCTGGAAGGTAGCAGAGCGCTGTGTGGAAGAAGGCGCGGCCATCACCCTGACGAATGCCCCGGTGGCGATGCGCTTTGGCGAAATCCAGAAGCTGGGCGAAAAGCTCCATGCGGAAATCATCCCTGCGGACGCCACCAGCCTGGAAGATTTGGAAAACCTGTTCCAAAAGTCGATGGAAGTTCTGGGGGGCAAGATCGACTTCGTATTGCACTCCATCGGCATGTCGCTCAACGTGCGCAAAAAGAAAGAATATACCGACCTGAACTACGACTGGATGCATAAAACCCTCGACATTTCTTCCATCTCTTTCCACAAAGTCATGCAAACGCTGTGGAAGATGGATGCGATGAGCGACTGGGGTTCTATTCTGGCGCTGACCTACATCGCCGCTCAGCGGACTTTCCCCGATTATAGCGAGATGGCGGATTCCAAGGCTTTGCTGGAATCCTTTGCCCGCAGCTTCGGCTACCACTTTGGCGAGCGCAACAAAGTGCGCGTAAATACCATCTCCCAGTCGCCGACCAAGACAACGGCGGGCAGCGGGGTAAAGGGCTTCGACGAGTTTTTTGACTACGCCGATAAGATGTCGCCCCTGGGCAACGCCTCCTCGGAGGCCTGCGCCGATTACTGCATCCTGCTGTTCTCGGACCTCACCCGCATGGTGACCATGCAGAACCTCTACCACGATGGCGGCTTCTCCAATATGGGCATGAGCCCGAAGGTGTTGGAGATGTAG